CAGCTCGAGTACTTTCTGGTGACGGCCGAGCTGGGCACCATGACAGCGGCCGCCGCCGAGCTATTCGTGTCGCAGTCGGCGATCTCGCTCTCCATTAGCCAACTCGAAGCCGATCTCGGCATTGATCTATTCGTGCGTTCGAACCCGCGTCAGCTACATCTCTCGGTGGCGGGGCAGGAACTGCTCGCCGATGCCCGGCGGTTGCTCTCGGATTTTCGCGAGCTGGAAGACAATGCTCAAGCTCAGGGCTCGGTCGAGCGAGGGCGCCTATTTATCGGTTGGTACCAGACTCTCGGGCCGAGGCTTCTTCCCGGGGTGATCGAGGCATTTGAGAAGCGCTACCCCGACGTCACCGTGCACATCACTGAGGGCGGAACAACCGAGCTCTGCGCTGCTCTGCATCAGGGCTCGATCGAGCTCGCCGTTCTGTACGACCTCGATATCGATCAGTCGCTCGACACGATCAGTCTGATGGAAGCGCGCCCCTACGTGCTGGTCTCTCCCGATCACGAACTCGCGCAGCTCGATACCATTTCCATGGCGGATCTCGCGCCACATGACATGATTCTCTACGCCCCACCGGGAGAGTATTACCTCTCGCTGCTGAAATCTCATGGGGTGAACCCGCGAGTCAAGTACCGCTTCAACAATTACGAGACTGTTCGTTCGTTCACCGCACGTGGGCTCGGCTATTCAGTGCTTCATCAGCGCCAACCCGTGAACGCAAGCTACGAGGGACGCGAGCTGACGCTTCGCGAGTTCAGCGACGACGTGCCCAATCTCGGTATCTTCCTCGCCACACGGCACCTGGCCCGGCTCACCAGACGCGCCCAGGCGTTCATCGAGCAAACGAAAGCCGAGTTCCGCGACTAGCGAGTCGATGTCCGAACAGACAGGAGAAGGATTCTCTCCGTGTCATAAATTTTACTCATTGGTTCTCTAAGAACTATCTACTTGTCTTGGAACATGTAGCGCCTCAGGATGGATTTCAGAATCACGAAACTGAGGTAGCAATGAATCCTTCTTCGCTCTCGCGCGTGCTGGCACCGATGAAGATCGGGGACATCGAACTCAAGAATCGAGTTTTCGTTCCGCCGCACACGACCAACTACGCAATCGATAACGCGATAAGCCAACGCAACATCGATTACCTCACACGTAAAGCGCGTGGCGGAGCGGGGCTGATCTTCACTGAGGGCATCCGCGTGCACCCGTCGAGTCTGCGACGGTTCGGGCTAGGCGGTTACGAGCCCGAAGCTCAGCGTGGCTTCGAACGCCTCGCCGATGGCGTGCACGACGCTGGAGCAAGACTCTTCGCTCAGGTTCTGCACACCGGGCGTCATGACGGCAGCGAGTGGACAGGAATGTGGGCGCCCAGTGCGCACCCCTGGGCGTCGGGTCGCGAAGTTCCGCATTCACTTCGGACGTCTGAAATTGGGCTGCTCACTCGTGCCTACACAACTGTGACGAAGTCGCTCATCGACGCCGGATTCGACGGCGCCGAGATTCATCTCGGACACGGACACCTGCTGCAGCAGTTTCTTTCACCTGTCACGAATACGCGGACGGATGCCTATGGCGGCGATTATGCAAATCGACTGCGCTTTCCCCGCGAAATTCTCGAGGACGTCTTCAACACGATCGACGCCCCCATCGGACTTCGCATTAGCGCAGACGAGATGATGGCCGGCGGGCTCGACGTCGACGACATGCTTCAGATCTGCCATGACCTCGTTGAGGAGTTTCCCATCGCGTTTCTCCACGTCAGCCACTCGGCGTATGTCGGCGAGTACTCGCTCTCGACGCAGATGGCGGACATGTCTTTC
The Paramicrobacterium chengjingii DNA segment above includes these coding regions:
- a CDS encoding LysR family transcriptional regulator, encoding MAISTRQLEYFLVTAELGTMTAAAAELFVSQSAISLSISQLEADLGIDLFVRSNPRQLHLSVAGQELLADARRLLSDFRELEDNAQAQGSVERGRLFIGWYQTLGPRLLPGVIEAFEKRYPDVTVHITEGGTTELCAALHQGSIELAVLYDLDIDQSLDTISLMEARPYVLVSPDHELAQLDTISMADLAPHDMILYAPPGEYYLSLLKSHGVNPRVKYRFNNYETVRSFTARGLGYSVLHQRQPVNASYEGRELTLREFSDDVPNLGIFLATRHLARLTRRAQAFIEQTKAEFRD